gagaaactctaacatttctctgaagatttttggaattagtttccatcgcgtcctaaagtgtaaattagctatttactagtgtctttgacctaagattaggcgaatgttagtcgtgctatacttttatcggttttgatacaatccttgaacttttcctgaaccttctccttcataaatttatttcatccaataaactcttgttcaggtttcccttcacgatacatcgaacttattcgttaataaggaatttcactaatttattctaagcttaaattCTTGGGTCTCAGGACTTCCCTAGAACTTGCAAAGGTATCAACAACGTAACCAAAGACTATAAGTGTATGTGTGGTCATTCATATGCATCATGTTATTCATTCTAGCAtgcatttgatttttttttcctaagaCTTATGCATTCTCTTCTTACTCTTATACagacttgaaaatatttttttaatagataaaataacaataatattCTTAGTAGATAATAAAAATTGTCCTTGACACTCTTTCGAGATATAGTTGtatttttctttcaatattatttttctcaaaattTAAACATATACTTTCATCATTACATAGATCTATCTTGCTCATCATTAAACAAACAATTTACTGGTAGTTAAAAAGATATTAATCGGAAGGATTTATATAACTTTTTAACACTTTTTCCATTGTTACCTAGAATATCATGCTCATACATGAATGGCTATCATTTGGTAACCTGCTGTAACTATTTAGAAATAGGCTTAAAGTTTTGAAAAGGTATTAGtattataatttatttcttCTGTACGTTACACACTTTTTTTCAACAACTGTTActcttattattaattaataataaaggtTATTACTTGTCATGCCATCTTTTGAAGTATAAAAAATAGTTTTCccctcaaataaaataaaacaataagCCCCACTTGAATTGAATATACGGTAATACCAACCAAAACAAAGTGAACCCCACAACCACAACTTTCTTGTACCATAGTACGTTCTCTTCAACTTCAAAATTCAGACTTCAGAATCCCATACCACAGACGCGTTGTTGttcttttaaaaattgttttaatatattatattctcaccaatttgatcttcaattttcactctttttatttttttaaattttgggTCTTATTTTGGAATTATATCATCATCCAATCATATCTATTATTTACGTGATATCTCTAAAGGTAAGAGTAAAATCATTGTAATTTTAATCAATATAATAATATCTCGATATGTGTAATGAATTCAAATTTTCTAAAGcacataaaatattatttaagaaTACTGTTCTCTGAACCAtccatttccaccaccacctcatgtaatgaagaagaaaaaaaaagagaaatgagtgatataatttgtgatgtgacaggaaatgcagagagaaaaaatgagtggaaatgagatggaagagaaagtgaggtgtatatatatcattactcattatTTAatcaccttttcttttggtaaaTAGCTTTTTTTAAAgtagtaaatactaaatagctaaaagaaacaaaaccagcaaaagagaaaaaagggCAGGCTTCAGAACTACAATCCCACAAGGAGACACCGATCATGCTCGCAACTCGCAAGTAGAAgcaaactcatattctcaaggAGAGTTTACAAAGACTTAAGGCTTATCCTAACAAGCTTTAAATTCGATAAGAAAATCAGCGGAAACATTCAAAAGAGTGATTTTACCAAAATTAAATCTtagatgaattaaaaaaatcatattatttCTCTAGATAAATCTTAAgcgatttaaaaaattattaatttttttatcatttatttttactttatcctatctatatctatatatatatatataaagggacttgagtttttgcattaaatacataagcaaaactcaagtgtgtattaaaagcaacaaaaaaataaaaaaatttgtaacaaatatattaaacaataataaaactaaaatttaaaaaatatatattgtaaaaaactattcaactactaccattaaataaaaacattcataaacttaaaatttccttgagttttgtatttcacaaatattaaaaattaagttaaataagaaaataatatttattagcaaataatttacataaaataattttaaaattcaaaatattctatctatatctatatatatatatatgtaaaggagacttgagttttttccATTAAATACATCAAGTAATTCCAACCTCTACATTAAAATGcattaaaaataaagaatttcatttgcaataaatatattaaataataaaattaaaactgaataatttgtaatgtcaaaaactattcaactaccaacattaaataatatatttataaacttatttatcttcatttttataattatttatatattatatattaattaaaaattttccTATACATTTAAGTAAAAGCTAAAtataatgtgataaaaaatttaaacatatgtcgttaaaatattaattattgacctcaacttgagaaaaaaattaaatttatataaaataagtATATGAAATATCAGAAATAGTCAATGATTAAATACTCTTCGTAAAGAtatacttataatttttttaatagttacatgtgttgtttaatatagattattataatgttgttttgtgttattttataaaataattttacatacataaaaaaataatatattataattatttaagtcttttagaatatctttttatatacattaaaaagtGTATAGAGTATACACAAGATGGTATttagaataaaattttattaaataatatttgtatatggaaacattatttataattaaaattaattaatttttttaataaaaaattagcaaatagttttaaaattaaaaaatgccacaataatttataaaaatatttttaaaattaacattattaaGTATGACGTGGATGTCAAAAAAGTATGACGTGTGTGTATTTTTTCAGAAATTTATTCAATTATaaattttgatctattatatattagtaaaaaagaTCAACTTAAAGAAgtataacagagaaaaataattaaggctgaaattaaaaattaattattttactaaataatattttagaatattaaaattataatttattgtaattataaaagttaaagttaattaattgttgataaaaagtataagaaaatgttgatataattttattggtgatattaaaacttattaattgatttaaaatatttgaaatgcaCTTTATAATTTATCGTATGTTTTAAtatattcatttttaaaattttaaaattattataatgctaattattaaatttaaatagtattaattatttaaagaaAACTCTAATACTCATAAGGAAATGttttaacacaattatttttattttattataatttataagtaaaaaatgtttatttttttaacttataataaattttatattatgttgataaaattgtaaaaacaccTATGCAACGCACTGGTTTTATATCTAGTCTCTCAGTAAATGGGGGTGAATTTGGAGTGTTAACAAATTGTTTTTTCCTTATAAATAGTACCCCTTTTCCCTTTTCTTTCTCACCAGCAAAACGCAAACAACAACCAAAAAAACACACGTAGCCACCCACCACTTTCTTCCAATCCTTCACCGCCAACAAACCGCCGGCGGCGCCGTTCACCAAACGGAGCTTCACCCTTTGCATGGCAGTGAGCTTTCTGGCGCGTGAGGTGTCTGACCTCTGTCTGGGCAAGCCGCCGCTGAAGTCGCTGCCGGCGTCCGCCACCGTCGCCGAGGCATTGGCCGCGCTCAAGAGCTCCGACGAGAGCTCCGTCAGCGTTTGGAGCTGCGACCACTCGAATGAGGAGCTAGGTCGTTGCGAATGCGTGGGGAAACTTTGCATCGTCGATGTTGTTTGCTACCTCTGCAAAGAGGAGAACCTCGTCTCTCCCTCTTCTGCTCTAAAAGCTCCAATTTCATCGATTCTCCCTAAGGTTCCTGGTCTCGTCGTGCATCTTGAACCTTCTTCCAGGTACTACTTCTTCTCGAACCTTCTTTTGTTTCCTTCGTTAACTGACAATTGCAATGCAAGGTTGATTTATAATTTGTTTTATTCTTTTGATTGTTTTATTTAACTTGTTGTTATAATTGTTTTTAGGCTTTCTTTGAATTATTTAAACATGTCTTGAATTAGTTGAATCTGAAATTTTTGCCCTTTTTTTGTGGGGTGGATTATTGGAGTTTTTGATTTTGGGGTGTGTTACATTTACTTGGGAAAGAGTTTATACAAAATTTTAGATGTCTacatttctttctttccttgaGTTAGCTGAATCTGAcatttgtaattttatttttggggttGGAGTGTTAATTACATGAAAAGGGGAGGCTAATTAACAGAATTTTCTAGTTGAAACTGGAAATTCTGTTTCTAGGATAAACTGAAAATTTTATTTAGTGTATATTTTGTTTGGATGGCTTGATCCAAACACAAATGTGATTTCACGTAACTTTAGAGAACTTAGAATTTGACAGAGTTGACATATGTGGATCTGGGTTGAATTCAACGAAAATCCAAACCTACACTAAGTTGATGGGTCTTGATTGGTAATTCTGTCAATTAACCATCGTCCTTGTTGTTTTGATGTTTCAGCTTATTGGAAGCCATTGATCTCATACTCCAAGGAGCACAGAATCTAGTGGTGCCAATCTTGCAAACAAAAAGGAGTCACATTTCAAGAAGAAAACAACTTCTGAAAGCATCAGCTACCCGCAGCCACAACGGTGCTGAGTTCTGCTGGTTAACCCAAGAGGACGTGATCCGGTTCCTGCTCGGCTCCATTGGCCTCTTCAGTCCGCTCCCTGCATTCTCCATCGATGCTCTCGGCATAATCACCACAGACGTGCTCGCCATTGACTACTACTCCCCTGCATCTTCTGCTCTGGGAGCAATCTCACAGTCCCTCACACAGCAAACTTCTGTTGGTGTTGTTGATAGTGATGGCACCTTCATTGGTGAGATATCACCCTTCAACCTTGCTTGCTGTGATGAGACGGTTGCGGCCGCCATTGCCACCTTGTCTGCCGGGGACTTGATGGCCTACATTGATTGCGGTAGTCCCCCAGAAGATCTAGTGACAGTGGTCAAGGCGAGGTTGAAGGAGAAGAATCTGGAGAAAATGCTGCAAGAGTTCACTATTTCATCATCTTCCGCCGGCGCattctcttcatcttcctcgGATGAGGAGAGCGCATCGACAAGGGCATTGACGAGGAGGCTCTCGAGGTCTTCAAGCTCCTCAGTCAGGATGGTGAGGAAGGCGGAAGCAATAGTGTGTCATCCCAAGAGCTCTTTGGTTGCTGTGATGATTCAAGCAATTGCTCACAGAGTGAACTACTTGTGGGTTATTGAGGATGATTGCAGCTTGGTGGGGATTGTAACTTTTTCTAATATATTGAAGGTGTTCAGAGAACATGTAGAGACTGTTTAGATGGTGAGTTAGTGTGAACAAGGTTTTGGTTTTGGTGCCTCATAGAGTAGCATGAACCAAGGTCTATGAACATGGCCCTTCTGTTGTTATGGATATTGTTTTGTGGCTAGTGAGACTTGGGTTTTATCTTGCTTAATTTCAGTGTGCTTCATTTCTAATAAAATTCCCTCTGATGCATTTTCTTTGTCAACAACCAGTGTTTTCTGTTTCTGTTCCCTTATGTACTTCAAGTGTTCCTATCTCCATGAGAATTGAATTTATGCTAATAAGTAATAAGTTCAAATGAGTTTGATGTGTTGTCATGAAATCAATAAGATTTGTATACTATTTGGGCTTCAAATCTTCTGTGGTTGAGGTCAGTATCACACTGTTTATTTTCAGCAATGTAGTTGGTGACTACCACTTCTCTTAACAGCAATATTTTGTGAGATGCGTATACATCACTAGTATATTCTTGAAGTTCTTCCATAAGGATTGGATATTTGAATATGTCCTTCAAATCATCATTGGTTGAACTCTTCCTGCTACAGAAGGAATGAGAAATTCTGTGATTGATAATAGAGATCAAAAGATTCTTTGGTCAGAACAAAAATGAAGCACAACATTGAAATTTACTGTGGTTAAATTTAGCCTTTTCCAGAACACGAAAAACACATTACTGGGACGAATTTCAGTTCGAAAAAATGTTAAACCAAAATATTCTTTTCTAGAGTTGCTGATATTTATTGTCTATCAGACATTTTACGCCTTATAAAACATGAACTCACTATTTTGTTGCCATCCCCTGTCTGTGGATCTCACAAATGTTTTAACACTTGTATGGTATTATTCCATTCTATTTTTGTGGTGGTTGTGAAGACatggaagaaaatttcaatGTGCCTAGGCTAATATACCATCTATGATGTTACCGCggtcaattattatttttttaatatttttaaaatctaaAGAGTGGAAGATATCTCTATCTATGTCTATGAGAAAGGGACACTATAATGTCTTCTATATACAACACAGGATTTTTAAACCAAACACTTAATTGTCTACAATAATactttgtttatatatattatttccaTGTGCACCTTTATGAAatatgaagaaatgagagagaaaaaaaaaaggtagtATGATCGGTGATGTGAGAGAAAATgcagagaaagaagagaaggaaaaagtgTAAAAATAAGATGGAAAGAAAGTAAGGTGTAAATGAATCATTATAGTACGAAATCCAAAGCTTGAAGTAATGAGATCGAGCAAAAGAGGAAGATCTGGTGCGAACCCTCCAAACCCAGGTGCGAATCGAAGTGTAGAGGGTGTAGATCTGGTGTGTGAATCAAGATCCTCATACCACTGCGCCACGGGCAAGGTCGCGGTGGCCACAACCACGACGACCCCCACCGTTGAGCCTCTCTCCCCGCCGTCTTCTGCAAGATCGAGCCCATTCTCCATCGAAGCAACCACCGCCAGATTGTGAGCCCATTCTCCATCGAGATCCAGATCTAGAGAGAAAGCTTGTGAGCCCTTTTCCTCTCTGAAGCAACTACGCCAACCATCTTCAACCCAGATCGAAAGTGAGGACGAAGGGATCGAGAGCAAGAACCAGCCATTGAGAGAGTAGAGCGATCCAGAGGAGAAGTGGGTGTGAACCAGCCATTAAGAACCACAAGGGTTTGGATTTTTGCAAAAGAAGGGTCTGGGATTAATTTGGaggaaattaattttgttaattagattagggGTAGTTAGTTAattatgatttaattttattaattatattaagggttaatcctcatatttaaaactaatatatgtaaattattttattttttttccttgccACGTCAGCCTCATTTATCTAGTCACCatgtcatttcatcactcgccggagctccggactCCGGAGAGAACCTACTCCACACAATTTACAAACGTGAGGATCCAGTTTTGCAAATTTTCTGAGGAGCGACTCACTTCAGCCTGCCAGACAAAGACATGGACCAATATGATGATTAACCCATGTCTTTTAAACCAACTCCCtttttttaatacaaatatGTATTTCAATTCCTACCGATATTGATCCATATATTTTATGCTCATCTGGTTTTAATCtcaatttttactttttaagttATCCATGAAAAACTTGTCTTAAGTTTTCACTTATTCGTGAGGCCAAATTGTAAATGAAAAGAATAAAGGGACTAATAAAAAGTTAggctttaatatttttttttgcccTGTAAAACATCTCATTTTTAGTTTTGGCATTTTGTATCCCctataattttaactttttattttagtCTATGTTGTTAGAGAGAAACCGCTAAGTACTACGTCTTTCATTGGTGCCACATCACGTTATGACGTGGATACTGACTATGAAGTTGATGTggattttcaataaaaaatgtttttagtCCTTGTAAATTTTTTACCAACTTTAGTGCCTTAGATCCACCTCCTCAAATCCCACACCAAGACAAGTCATTCTAGATCCACGCACTCGTTGAGCTTGAAATATTGTTTCATCACACTGTTTTTGTTGTCTCCGAAGGTCATCTCAAGTGGTCAAAGCTAGAGGACATAAGGGTTTGGAAGGGTGAatggttcgaaccctgaggagaaCTAAtatactaacattactaacaactaacatttgctaaTAAAATAAACTCGGTTTCTGTTGGTCACAACCCATTCATTCAAGTGTCTCGCTTAGTGTGTCAACCCAAAAACAACATTGAAGCTCTGCAAATCACTCTGTTTCTGTTGTCTTtgaaggttagctcaagtgataagagttagaGGACATAAGGGATTGggagggtgaagggtccagagTTCGAACCCCGAggagaactaatttactaacaagtAACATTTGCTATTAAAAAAACCCTATTTCTATTGGTCACAACTCATTCATTCAAGTGTCTCGCTCAGTATGTCAACCCAAAAACGATATTGAAGCTCTGCCAACCATCCCCCTCATCAATGAGTATACTCCATGCTGGGGTTGCAATAATTGGTTTGTAACTCCGAACTAGCACATGACGCTCAATAATATACAAGGCAAAGGCATTGATGCCTTCGACCACTCAAACGGGCCATATGGTTAGAGCAATGTATGGAAGCAAGTACAACCTGATAAGCAGCACAGATCTTGTGCAAATGTTGAGATGTGTGGACATTATTAAATGTAGTGAAGGTGTTAGATGAAATGTTGCAAAGATATCTCTTTTAAAGTTGTGATCATTTTGTTCCAACAGGGTGTTTATTGGATTTGATAAATAaaaaggcttaatccagttttttgTCTCTAACCTTtatcataaatatggctttagtctctcaccggagtaaaggtggggattggtccccaaTTTTTGCCAAAATAATTGGCTTTGGTCTTCCGGCCGGTTGGGTCAGTGCTGGAGCTCCGGGAatcccatgtggcattgccacatcatttaatgaatccactttaattttttccctttttcatttaaaaaaagttaacactaattattaaattagttaacaagatcatcttcattcattgcatctgcttcatcatgtattaacatcatcttcaacccatcatcatcataaaaaaaaaaaacccaacccAGATctacaaagaaaaaagaaatccaGCGAGACTCATTAACGTGGCAAGGGTCACATCAGCTGGCGGAGCTCTGACATTGACCCAACCAGCCGGAAGGATCAAAGCCAATCTTTTTTCCAAAAATTGAGGACTAATCCTCAGCTTTACTCCGAcaagggactaaagccatatttatggtaaaggttagggactaaaaactggattaagccaaaTAAAAATAGACATTAGAGTACTACATGTCCAGTGTGAATTTGTGGGATCAAAAATTGTCTACATGTAGTCATGTATGCAAGCTTATTTGGATTTTAATCACGAATTAATCGGAAAACGATTAAAAGGTATCAAAACTGATGATTTGTTGCTATTGAAATTAAGGTACAGAGGATGGTGTGCAtgattgattgtctgcagattGTAAATGTTTTACATACGCGTGTTAGAACCATGATGACCAAGTTCCAAAAGATTTAGTTTATCCATGACCCGCATGAGAGGAACAATACGACAAATTGTTTATCTGGTGAGGCGGGGCGAACTAATGCTTCATATCAAGTTTGGAAGAGACCTCCTTCCTTTATTTATGCGTATCTGTATTTAGATGCAATTAGCTAGTGTTTctgttttgttgttattttgcgCTAGCATGGCATTGCTGATAAGGTGGAAAATTTGTGACTTAAGCACTTAACggtagagataaaaataaagtcTGTAAAATTATGGCCAAAATTAATGAATGATTAAAAAAATGGCAAGATATGATTGAGTTTTTTATAACTCTTTATACTATATGGCATATAAGACCCtttgaaaaaatatatgagtTTATCTCACAACATAAATACTTATGTAATTGTTTGGAAACGCTTAAATAAATAGTTTATAACCTacatataatttattttgaCCTTATTTTCACTAGCTAATCGTATTATCTTATAAATAAGAGCTTACACTCCATAATCTATTTTGCttatttcaaataatttttttttttaaaattagcttatgaattaCTTAGTGTTTATCTATTGTCTTAAACACTGAACCAAGTTGTTTacccaaaaacaaaattaaatcaTATACGACATTTGAGTAAATATGATGGACTACTCCCACACTTTCACTATCATTCATAGAATGATGTGGGCAAAAGACATACAAACAGGTCCAGACTTTCTGGACAAAACAAACTCGTATGCATTAATATCTTGATAAATAGAGACAATGTGGCGTGTTATTACTATTCTTTGAAACTAGAAATAAtatccgtgcgttgcacggatttATTTACActactttttttaatattgtataaaaattattatagtgtaattaaattactaaatataaaaattattttttattataaatataataaaaaaccgTGTTGAGACATCAAAATAATAGTTTTGGTGTATTAAATTGCTCgtacaaaatatctatttccgtaaataaataatatcacTCAAATTTAgtaattgatatttaataattagcattgaaTTAATTTTAGAAACTTTGGTTGTAACATATTATATTGTTTTGGGTTCTCTGTTTTGAGTTTATTATTGTGATTTCAATTGCAGAGAGACTGATTTATCATATATCCGgttgtaaacattgatactcaGTTAGAGAGAATATTATCCCCAGATGTTATTGTGTTTTTTAATCATAACTTatccttaaaaaataatttaataatttatttatttaatcatttgaaaaatcctttaagtgaatttgaaatattttaaattaggtaataaggttttaatataagttataattaaaaaaatttatattttttttttcatcaaaaatgaaataattttaacttaaaaaattataactataatgagtcataattttaatattttagaatattatttagtaaGCTTAAATTTACTCAAattttgttataattatttttctctataattcttcctcaagttttttttttttgagtaaattcctcaagttttttttacatctatataatagataaaaatcatatttaaagaatctttttcaaataatacatacATTTGGTAGAGTAATAATAAATACCATACAgagacattttttaattttcaaatattttttaacattatttattaataaagaaATAGTAATAActttaatttgttatttttgaaaaatttctcaacttatgattaataacgaaaattaaaataattttagttttaattcataattattattaac
This portion of the Lotus japonicus ecotype B-129 chromosome 3, LjGifu_v1.2 genome encodes:
- the LOC130743172 gene encoding CBS domain-containing protein CBSX5-like, giving the protein MAVSFLAREVSDLCLGKPPLKSLPASATVAEALAALKSSDESSVSVWSCDHSNEELGRCECVGKLCIVDVVCYLCKEENLVSPSSALKAPISSILPKVPGLVVHLEPSSSLLEAIDLILQGAQNLVVPILQTKRSHISRRKQLLKASATRSHNGAEFCWLTQEDVIRFLLGSIGLFSPLPAFSIDALGIITTDVLAIDYYSPASSALGAISQSLTQQTSVGVVDSDGTFIGEISPFNLACCDETVAAAIATLSAGDLMAYIDCGSPPEDLVTVVKARLKEKNLEKMLQEFTISSSSAGAFSSSSSDEESASTRALTRRLSRSSSSSVRMVRKAEAIVCHPKSSLVAVMIQAIAHRVNYLWVIEDDCSLVGIVTFSNILKVFREHVETV